A stretch of the Gossypium hirsutum isolate 1008001.06 chromosome D07, Gossypium_hirsutum_v2.1, whole genome shotgun sequence genome encodes the following:
- the LOC107954291 gene encoding calcium-dependent protein kinase 8 — MGNCCATTGPLVDTNSNKKKGKKNKAIPYSADEYGVTHGSTTFKLKVLNELTGRDISAQYDLGREMGRGEFGVTYLCTDPNSTEKFACKSISKKKLRTAVDIEDVRREVQIMKHLPKHPNVVTLKDTFEDDDAVHIVMELCEGGELFDRIVARGHYTERAAAGVMKTIVEVVQMCHKHGVMHRDLKPENFLFANKKEASPLKAIDFGLSVFFKPGERFNEIVGSPYYMAPEVLKRNYGPEVDVWSAGVILYILICGVPPFWAETEQGVAEAIIRSVIDFKRDPWPKVSDNAKDLVRKMLNPDPKKRLTAQEVLEHPWLQHAKKAPNVPLGETVKARLKQFSVMNKLKKRALRVIAEHLSVEEVADIKETFDMMDTKQRGKITLEELKAGLQKLGQQIPDADLQILVGAAGGDGDGSLNYGEFVAVSVHLRKMANDEHLHKAFAFLDLNKSGYLEKEDLRDALNDEVDPCSEEVINAIMHDVDTNKDGRISYEEFAAMMKAGTDWRKASRQYSRERFNSLSMKLMQVVAT, encoded by the exons ATGGGAAATTGCTGTGCTACCACTGGTCCTCTAGTGGAtactaatagtaataaaaaaaaggggaaaaagaacAAAGCTATTCCATATTCTGCGGATGAATATGGTGTCACCCATGGATCTACTACGTTCAAGCTAAAGGTTTTAAACGAACTCACTGGCCGTGACATTTCAGCTCAATATGATCTAGGCCGTGAGATGGGTCGTGGCGAATTCGGTGTAACATATTTGTGTACTGATCCCAACTCAACTGAAAAATTTGCTTGTAAATCCATATCCAAGAAGAAACTTAGGACTGCAGTGGATATCGAGGATGTGAGGAGGGAAGTACAGATAATGaagcacttgcctaagcatcctAATGTGGTTACATTGAAGGATACTTTTGAGGATGATGATGCTGTGCACATTGTAATGGAATTGTGCGAGGGAGGGGAGTTGTTTGATAGGATTGTTGCAAGGGGACACTACACTGAACGAGCAGCTGCTGGGGTCATGAAGACCATTGTCGAAGTTGTTCAG ATGTGTCATAAACATGGAGTCATGCATCGAGATCTGAAACcagaaaattttctatttgcaAACAAGAAGGAAGCTTCCCCCTTGAAGGCAATTGATTTTGGGTTGTCAGTCTTCTTTAAACCTG GTGAACGGTTCAATGAGATTGTGGGAAGTCCATATTATATGGCTCCAGAGGTTCTTAAACGTAATTATGGCCCTGAGGTTGATGTTTGGAGTGCCGGAGTTatcctttatattttaatttgtggTGTCCCACCATTCTGGGCAG AGACTGAGCAGGGAGTGGCGGAGGCAATTATTCGCTCTGTTATTGACTTCAAGAGGGACCCATGGCCTAAGGTTTCTGACAATGCAAAGGACCTTGTAAGGAAGATGCTTAATCCTGATCCAAAGAAACGGCTTACTGCTCAGGAAGTGCTCG AACATCCGTGGTTACAACACGCCAAGAAAGCTCCCAATGTACCATTGGGTGAGACTGTGAAAGCTAGGCTTAAACAATTTTCAGTAATGAACAAGCTTAAGAAGAGAGCTCTAAGG GTGATTGCTGAGCATTTGTCTGTGGAGGAAGTAGCTGATATAAAAGAGACATTTGACATGATGGACACCAAACAACGAGGCAAAATAACCCTCGAGGAGCTCAAGGCAGGATTGCAAAAGCTTGGCCAGCAGATTCCTGATGCAGATTTGCAGATCCTAGTGGGAGCT GCTGGTGGTGATGGTGATGGGTCTCTGAATTATGGAGAGTTTGTAGCAGTTTCAGTTCACCTCAGGAAAATGGCGAATGATGAACACTTACATAAAGCTTTTGCCTTCTTGGATCTAAATAAAAGTGGGTATTTAGAGAAAGAAGATTTGCGAGATGCCTTAAATGATGAAGTTGACCCCTGTAGTGAAGAAGTTATCAATGCCATTATGCATGATGTGGACACTAACAAG GACGGGCGCATAAGTTATGAGGAGTTTGCTGCAATGATGAAAGCCGGTACCGATTGGAGAAAAGCATCAAGACAATATTCACGAGAAAGATTTAACAGTCTAAGCATGAAGTTGATGCAGGTAGTGGCCACTTGA